One genomic region from Nostoc sphaeroides encodes:
- a CDS encoding succinate dehydrogenase/fumarate reductase flavoprotein subunit produces MLEHDVIIVGGGLAGCRAAVEIARIDPSLNIAVVAKTHPIRSHSVAAQGGMAASLRNVDSEDSWQAHAFDTVKGSDYLADQDAVAILAQEAPDVVIDLEHLGVLFSRLPDGRIAQRAFGGHSHNRTCYAADKTGHAILHELVNNLRRYGVQVYEEWYVMRLILEENEAKGVVMFHLLDGRIEVVRAKAVMFATGGYGRVYNTTSNDYASSGDGLAMTAIAGLPLEDMEFVQFHPTGLYPVGVLISEAVRGEGAYLINSEGDRFMANYAPSRMELAPRDITSRAIAYEIRAGRGVHLDGSAGGPFVYLDLRHLGKEKIMSRVPFCWEEAHRLVGVDAVTQPMPVRPTIHYCMGGIPVNTDGQVRSSGDGLVEAFFAAGETSCVSVHGANRLGSNSLLECVVYGKRTGAAIAQFVQKRKLPSVDEQRYVTEAQQQIQALLEQPGQYRINEVRQAFQDCMTEYCGVFRTEALMSEGLHKLAEIQQKYPQIYLDDKGSCWNTELVEALELRSLMVVGQTILASALNRQESRGAHFREDYSERDDTNFLKHTMAYYSPAGIEIQYRAVAITMFEPKERKY; encoded by the coding sequence ATGCTGGAACACGATGTGATTATTGTCGGGGGTGGATTGGCGGGATGTCGGGCTGCTGTAGAAATTGCCCGTATTGACCCTAGTTTAAATATTGCTGTGGTTGCCAAAACCCACCCAATTCGATCGCACTCAGTGGCGGCTCAAGGTGGTATGGCTGCATCGCTGAGAAATGTTGATTCCGAAGATAGTTGGCAAGCACATGCTTTTGATACTGTCAAGGGTTCTGATTATTTGGCAGACCAAGATGCTGTGGCAATTCTCGCCCAAGAAGCGCCAGATGTAGTAATTGACTTGGAACATCTAGGGGTTTTGTTCTCTCGCTTACCCGATGGGCGCATTGCTCAACGGGCTTTTGGCGGACATTCCCACAATCGCACTTGCTACGCTGCTGATAAAACCGGTCACGCGATTTTGCACGAATTGGTTAATAACTTGCGGCGTTATGGGGTGCAAGTTTATGAAGAATGGTATGTGATGCGTCTCATTTTAGAAGAAAATGAGGCGAAGGGTGTGGTAATGTTCCATCTTTTGGATGGACGTATAGAGGTGGTGCGAGCCAAGGCAGTGATGTTTGCCACAGGGGGCTATGGTCGCGTTTATAACACCACCTCTAATGATTACGCTTCTTCTGGGGATGGTTTGGCAATGACTGCGATCGCAGGTTTGCCCCTGGAAGATATGGAATTTGTCCAATTTCATCCCACTGGCTTATATCCAGTAGGCGTGTTGATTTCAGAAGCAGTACGGGGTGAAGGGGCGTATCTGATAAATAGTGAAGGCGATCGCTTTATGGCGAACTACGCACCCAGTCGCATGGAACTGGCTCCTCGTGATATTACCTCACGAGCGATCGCTTACGAAATTCGCGCCGGTCGTGGTGTTCATCTTGATGGTAGTGCTGGTGGCCCCTTTGTCTATCTGGATCTCCGCCATCTGGGTAAAGAAAAAATTATGAGTCGCGTCCCCTTCTGTTGGGAAGAAGCACACCGATTGGTAGGTGTTGACGCGGTAACTCAACCTATGCCAGTCCGCCCGACAATTCACTATTGTATGGGTGGTATCCCAGTTAATACTGATGGGCAAGTCCGTAGTAGTGGTGATGGTTTAGTTGAAGCTTTCTTTGCTGCTGGCGAAACATCTTGTGTTTCCGTACATGGTGCTAATCGTTTGGGGAGTAATTCTCTGCTGGAATGTGTCGTTTATGGCAAGAGAACTGGGGCTGCGATCGCGCAATTTGTCCAAAAACGTAAGCTGCCCTCTGTAGATGAGCAACGATATGTAACGGAAGCCCAGCAACAAATCCAAGCTTTGCTAGAACAACCAGGACAATATCGCATTAATGAAGTCCGTCAAGCCTTCCAGGATTGTATGACTGAGTACTGCGGTGTTTTCCGCACTGAGGCATTAATGAGTGAAGGGTTACACAAATTAGCAGAAATCCAACAAAAATATCCACAAATTTATTTAGATGACAAAGGTAGTTGCTGGAATACAGAACTTGTGGAAGCCTTAGAATTGCGAAGTTTGATGGTAGTGGGACAGACTATTTTGGCATCAGCTTTAAATCGCCAAGAGAGTCGTGGCGCTCATTTCCGCGAAGATTATTCTGAGCGAGATGATACCAACTTTCTCAAACACACAATGGCTTACTATTCACCAGCAGGAATTGAGATTCAATATCGAGCGGTGGCGATTACCATGTTTGAACCAAAAGAGCGGAAGTATTAG
- a CDS encoding helix-turn-helix domain-containing protein — MTFTFDEIAYRNLVAEVAPKVIETEDEYERVLTVVERLTFARNRTPEQRVLHKLLVKLIEVYETQNYPMDLSVPHEILQHIMEASGTRQADLVGVIGSSGVVSEVVNGKRSISKAQAKILGDYFKVSPSLFI, encoded by the coding sequence ATGACTTTTACTTTTGACGAAATTGCTTATCGCAATCTGGTAGCTGAAGTTGCTCCCAAGGTAATTGAGACGGAAGACGAATATGAACGTGTTTTGACAGTGGTAGAGCGTCTAACCTTTGCGAGAAATCGCACTCCAGAGCAGCGAGTTCTACATAAATTGCTGGTGAAGCTGATTGAGGTATATGAAACACAGAACTACCCGATGGATTTATCTGTGCCTCATGAGATACTTCAACACATTATGGAAGCAAGTGGAACCCGTCAAGCTGACTTAGTAGGCGTTATTGGATCGAGCGGTGTGGTGTCTGAAGTTGTTAATGGTAAGCGTTCGATTAGCAAGGCACAAGCCAAAATACTTGGTGATTACTTCAAGGTTTCACCTAGTTTATTTATCTAA
- a CDS encoding DUF6887 family protein: MMQNLNQMTNTEIKRYISEHRNEEEAFRAALQVLMSRSDFSTQHPYPFDLDNPESKVEALLLEKLNRTE; the protein is encoded by the coding sequence ATGATGCAAAACCTCAACCAGATGACCAATACTGAAATAAAACGATATATTTCAGAACATAGAAATGAGGAAGAAGCGTTTCGGGCTGCATTACAAGTTTTGATGAGTCGTTCTGACTTCTCTACACAACACCCTTATCCTTTCGATCTTGACAATCCTGAGAGCAAGGTAGAAGCTCTCCTCTTAGAAAAACTCAATCGAACTGAGTGA
- a CDS encoding phytanoyl-CoA dioxygenase family protein, producing MSISLFNNYLDRIFSKFYNICYENYKGLTKNPRWLVMRKIARFKTGRTIMIFLLKPSKKLSSSVVNESNSCFTDVNVDDVVNTLKTEGLYLGINLPQEIVKEIVEFAYSTVCYGNRKTNMGFFYHQKEEAQLKSGKHFIIGSYFNTSLLCPAIKKLQNEPNLLAIAARYLNAQPVHQGNMMWWSFSGETTYHQKNQAAQLFHYDIDDYRFIKFFFYLTDVDDQSGPHICVRGSHNKKKLSYLWLRKRETDEEIINYYGSESLVKICGKAGFGFVEDPLCFHKGITPTHKDRLILQIEFARTDYGMQHDFRASSLLKCI from the coding sequence ATGTCTATAAGTTTATTCAACAACTATCTAGATAGAATTTTTTCCAAATTTTATAATATTTGTTATGAAAATTATAAAGGATTGACTAAAAATCCCAGATGGCTTGTAATGCGTAAAATTGCCCGATTTAAAACTGGGCGAACTATAATGATATTTTTGTTAAAACCCTCAAAAAAATTATCTTCATCAGTTGTTAATGAAAGCAATAGTTGTTTTACAGATGTGAATGTTGACGACGTTGTTAACACCCTCAAAACTGAAGGATTATATTTGGGAATTAATTTACCCCAAGAGATTGTTAAAGAAATAGTCGAATTTGCTTATTCAACAGTTTGCTATGGGAATCGAAAAACAAATATGGGTTTCTTTTATCATCAAAAAGAAGAAGCTCAACTCAAGTCAGGAAAGCATTTTATCATCGGTAGTTATTTTAATACGTCTTTGCTTTGCCCTGCTATAAAAAAACTTCAAAATGAGCCAAATTTATTGGCAATAGCTGCTAGATATTTAAATGCTCAACCAGTACATCAAGGGAATATGATGTGGTGGAGTTTTTCAGGAGAAACAACGTATCATCAAAAAAACCAAGCTGCTCAATTGTTTCATTACGATATAGACGATTATCGGTTTATAAAATTTTTCTTTTATTTGACTGATGTAGATGATCAAAGCGGGCCTCATATCTGTGTTCGTGGTAGTCACAATAAGAAGAAGCTGTCATATCTTTGGCTACGTAAACGAGAGACAGATGAAGAAATCATCAATTATTATGGTTCTGAATCTTTAGTAAAGATTTGTGGCAAAGCTGGTTTTGGATTTGTGGAAGATCCGCTTTGTTTTCATAAAGGAATTACTCCTACTCATAAAGACCGTTTAATATTACAAATAGAATTTGCCCGAACTGACTATGGAATGCAGCACGACTTCCGAGCATCTTCTCTACTAAAATGTATTTAG
- a CDS encoding HNH endonuclease translates to MQVLEQSVVVFSQNYLPLCRINIKRAIVLLLTDKAQPLGFTTEQGWRVHSPNLVIDVPKHIRLTVTSNERMWKIPPVNRREVLRRDNHTCQYCGSGKHLTLDHVMPRSRGGSHTWDNVVTACEKCNSRKGDRILFEAGMQLRTKPKAPIHPAISFAEQFWIDMQGSLE, encoded by the coding sequence ATGCAAGTGTTAGAGCAATCTGTGGTGGTGTTTTCTCAAAATTACTTGCCACTGTGTCGGATCAATATCAAGCGGGCGATTGTGCTGTTATTAACAGACAAAGCTCAACCGCTAGGTTTTACCACAGAACAAGGATGGCGAGTTCACTCACCCAATTTGGTAATTGATGTGCCAAAACACATTCGCTTAACAGTTACTTCTAATGAGCGGATGTGGAAAATTCCGCCAGTGAATCGGCGGGAAGTGTTGCGACGAGATAATCACACTTGTCAATACTGCGGTAGCGGCAAACATCTAACGCTAGATCATGTGATGCCGCGATCAAGAGGCGGTTCTCACACTTGGGATAACGTAGTCACAGCTTGTGAGAAATGTAACTCCCGTAAAGGCGATCGCATCCTGTTTGAAGCTGGTATGCAACTGCGTACCAAGCCAAAAGCACCAATCCACCCCGCGATTTCTTTCGCCGAACAGTTTTGGATCGATATGCAAGGAAGCCTGGAATAA
- a CDS encoding ABC transporter substrate-binding protein, protein MKKISAALTFSIATLAIGFLVGACGDNSTPNGTANTGSTATPAANSTTTSSDKGLKIGSLLPTTGDLASVGQQMLGSVPLLVDTVNACGGVNGEPVTLVQVDDQTDPRAGAAGMTKLATLDKVAGVVGSFASSVSSAAVSIATPNKVMLVSPGSTSPVFTEKAQKGDYKGFWARTAPPDTYQALALAQLARKKGFKRVSTVVINNDYGVGFEKAFVQTFEKLGGTIVNKDKPVRYDPKAQTFDTEAAAAFAGKPDAVLAVLYAETGSLFLKAAYQQGVTKGVQILLTDGVKSPTFPEQVGKDGDKFILTGAIGTVPGSNGKALEAFNKLWKDKKGGAPGEYAPQAWDAAALLTLAAQAAKENTGVGIAGKIREVADGPGTEVTDVCEGLKLLKDGQKINYQGASGNVDVDANGDVVGVYDVWTVGDDGKIKVIDKVTPK, encoded by the coding sequence ATGAAAAAAATTAGCGCCGCCTTAACCTTCAGTATAGCTACCCTAGCAATTGGGTTCCTAGTTGGGGCTTGTGGTGATAATAGTACCCCCAATGGCACAGCTAACACCGGAAGTACCGCTACCCCAGCAGCAAACTCAACTACTACAAGCAGTGATAAAGGGCTAAAAATTGGTTCCCTGCTACCGACTACAGGCGATTTGGCTTCTGTCGGACAGCAGATGCTAGGTTCTGTTCCTTTACTTGTCGATACCGTCAACGCTTGCGGTGGGGTGAATGGCGAACCAGTTACTTTAGTGCAAGTAGACGACCAAACCGACCCCAGAGCGGGTGCAGCCGGTATGACCAAACTAGCAACTTTAGATAAAGTGGCAGGTGTAGTTGGTTCCTTTGCCAGTAGCGTCTCTAGTGCAGCAGTCTCCATTGCCACGCCGAATAAAGTTATGCTGGTTTCCCCTGGTAGTACCAGCCCTGTCTTTACTGAAAAAGCTCAAAAAGGCGACTATAAAGGCTTTTGGGCGCGTACTGCTCCCCCTGATACCTACCAAGCACTAGCTTTAGCCCAACTTGCCAGAAAAAAAGGTTTCAAGCGAGTTTCTACAGTTGTGATTAATAACGATTATGGTGTTGGCTTTGAAAAAGCATTTGTGCAAACTTTTGAAAAATTGGGTGGAACTATAGTTAATAAAGATAAGCCTGTCCGCTACGATCCGAAAGCCCAGACATTTGATACAGAAGCGGCTGCTGCTTTTGCTGGTAAACCAGATGCGGTCCTAGCTGTACTTTATGCTGAAACTGGTAGTCTGTTTCTGAAAGCCGCCTATCAGCAAGGTGTGACAAAGGGAGTGCAAATTTTACTGACAGATGGAGTAAAATCACCTACTTTTCCCGAACAAGTTGGCAAAGATGGTGATAAATTTATTTTAACCGGAGCGATCGGTACAGTACCCGGTTCCAATGGTAAAGCACTAGAAGCTTTCAACAAACTGTGGAAGGATAAAAAGGGTGGTGCGCCAGGGGAATACGCTCCTCAAGCTTGGGATGCAGCTGCTTTATTGACATTGGCAGCACAAGCTGCTAAAGAAAATACAGGCGTTGGAATAGCCGGCAAAATTCGTGAAGTCGCTGATGGCCCTGGCACAGAAGTTACCGATGTCTGCGAGGGACTGAAGTTACTGAAAGATGGTCAAAAGATTAACTATCAAGGAGCTAGCGGCAACGTAGATGTTGATGCTAACGGCGATGTAGTCGGTGTTTACGATGTTTGGACAGTAGGAGACGATGGGAAAATCAAGGTAATTGACAAAGTTACCCCTAAATAA
- the pds gene encoding 15-cis-phytoene desaturase — protein sequence MRVAIAGAGLAGLSCAKYLTDAGHTPIVLESRDVLGGLVAAWKDSDGDWYETGLHAFFGAYPNMLQLLKELGIEDRLQWKDHTLIFNQPDKPGTLSRFDVPDIPSPFNVIASILRNKDMLTWEQKIRFAVGLLPAVVRGQKYVEEMDKYSFLEWLKRQGVDERVTSDVFIAACKALTFINPDEVSATILLTALNRFLQERYGSKIAFLDGSPTERLCSPIVDYITERGGEVRLNAPLKEILLNADGTVKGYLIRGLNGAEDEVITADSYVSAMSVDPLKVMLPKPWKLMEFFQKLDGLEGVPVINLHLWFDRKLTEIDHLLFSRSPLLSVYADMSNTCREYANPNRSMLELVLAPAKDWIAKSDEEIVAATLAELEKLFPDHFGGDNPATLLKSHVVKTPRSVYKATPGRQQYRPAQVTPIANFYLAGSYTMQRYLGSMEGAVLSGKLTAQAISEALPVANSSNLQTLTRPPATNAATA from the coding sequence ATGCGAGTAGCGATCGCGGGTGCTGGTCTAGCAGGACTTTCCTGCGCGAAATATCTCACGGACGCAGGTCACACTCCCATTGTCTTGGAAAGCCGGGACGTATTGGGTGGTCTTGTTGCGGCGTGGAAAGACTCTGACGGCGACTGGTACGAAACCGGTTTACACGCCTTCTTTGGGGCATATCCGAATATGCTCCAATTGCTCAAGGAGTTGGGCATTGAAGACAGACTCCAGTGGAAAGATCATACGTTGATTTTCAATCAACCAGACAAGCCTGGGACACTCTCACGTTTTGATGTTCCAGATATTCCATCTCCTTTCAACGTGATTGCGTCGATTCTTCGCAACAAAGACATGTTGACTTGGGAGCAGAAGATTCGCTTTGCAGTTGGCCTCCTTCCAGCAGTGGTTCGGGGTCAAAAGTATGTTGAAGAGATGGACAAATATAGCTTCCTAGAGTGGTTGAAAAGGCAAGGTGTTGACGAGCGGGTAACTAGTGACGTTTTTATCGCCGCATGTAAAGCACTCACCTTTATCAATCCTGATGAAGTTTCGGCAACGATTCTGTTAACTGCACTGAATCGCTTTCTGCAAGAACGATATGGCTCCAAAATCGCATTTTTGGATGGTTCTCCCACAGAACGTCTATGCAGCCCGATCGTAGATTACATCACAGAGCGCGGTGGAGAAGTGCGGTTGAATGCCCCCTTGAAAGAGATTTTGCTCAACGCCGATGGCACGGTAAAAGGATACTTGATTCGAGGGTTAAATGGGGCAGAAGACGAAGTGATCACAGCAGATTCCTATGTATCTGCCATGTCGGTTGATCCTTTAAAGGTCATGTTGCCTAAACCTTGGAAACTGATGGAGTTTTTCCAGAAGCTAGACGGTTTGGAAGGAGTACCAGTGATTAACCTGCATCTGTGGTTTGATAGGAAACTTACAGAAATTGATCACTTGCTTTTCTCGCGATCGCCCCTCCTAAGCGTTTATGCTGATATGAGCAATACCTGCCGTGAATACGCCAACCCCAATCGCTCAATGCTGGAATTAGTTCTAGCTCCGGCAAAAGATTGGATTGCCAAATCTGATGAGGAGATTGTGGCTGCAACGCTTGCTGAATTGGAAAAACTTTTCCCCGACCACTTTGGGGGAGACAATCCAGCAACATTGCTGAAATCTCATGTGGTGAAAACGCCGCGTTCAGTTTACAAAGCGACCCCTGGTCGTCAACAGTACCGTCCCGCACAAGTTACGCCCATTGCCAACTTCTATCTCGCCGGAAGTTATACCATGCAACGCTACTTAGGCAGTATGGAAGGTGCCGTACTTTCTGGTAAGCTGACAGCGCAGGCAATTTCTGAGGCTCTCCCGGTAGCAAATTCCTCAAACCTGCAAACGCTCACCCGACCGCCCGCAACGAATGCTGCAACTGCCTGA
- a CDS encoding polysaccharide deacetylase family protein — translation MTNNSLKRQQIISFVAIASTITACSITPQLGLNKPLSKINIAQVPDHPAKSQINVQLPPAKVENPTFTVPAKFQGKTVYKAQPRNNEKVIALSIDDGPWPKTTLEMLDILKQNDVKATFFWVGQALQANPDLAKREVAEGHAIGNHTWHHWYRRMDEATAKNEIDRTADLIYKTTGVKTALFRPPGGFLNNGLAAYAKSQKDAVIMWSLTSADTDPHAKPQAFVNNVLKGAKPGSIVLMHDGGGDRQRTVQALPQIISGLKQQGYRFVTIPELLKMAQ, via the coding sequence GTGACAAATAACTCCCTCAAGCGACAACAGATAATTAGTTTTGTCGCGATCGCCTCTACGATTACAGCTTGTAGTATCACCCCACAATTGGGGTTGAACAAGCCTTTAAGCAAAATCAATATTGCACAAGTTCCAGATCATCCAGCCAAGAGCCAAATTAATGTCCAACTACCGCCAGCCAAAGTAGAAAACCCTACCTTTACAGTCCCAGCTAAATTTCAGGGAAAAACAGTTTATAAAGCCCAACCCAGGAATAACGAAAAGGTTATTGCTCTAAGCATTGATGATGGGCCGTGGCCGAAGACAACCCTAGAAATGCTGGATATCCTGAAGCAAAATGATGTTAAAGCAACATTTTTTTGGGTAGGACAAGCTTTGCAAGCAAATCCCGACCTAGCCAAGCGTGAAGTAGCCGAGGGACACGCCATTGGCAACCATACTTGGCATCATTGGTATCGGCGAATGGATGAAGCCACAGCGAAGAATGAAATCGATCGCACAGCCGATTTGATATACAAAACTACAGGAGTGAAAACTGCTCTGTTTCGTCCTCCTGGAGGCTTTTTAAATAACGGACTAGCCGCTTACGCCAAAAGCCAGAAAGACGCTGTAATTATGTGGTCGCTAACTTCAGCCGATACTGATCCTCATGCCAAACCGCAAGCATTTGTCAATAATGTATTGAAAGGCGCGAAACCAGGTTCTATTGTTTTGATGCATGACGGTGGTGGCGATCGCCAAAGAACTGTACAAGCATTGCCACAAATCATCAGTGGACTCAAACAGCAAGGCTACCGATTTGTGACAATTCCCGAATTGTTAAAAATGGCGCAATAA
- the crtB gene encoding 15-cis-phytoene synthase CrtB: MLQLPDSPPRMKTLVSVDESYKLCRHLTAKYAKTFYLGTLLMSPVKRQSIWSIYAWCRRTDELVDGPASAITTPETLDLWEQQLESIFAGHPLENYDVALADTLQRFPMDIQPFRDMIAGQRMDLYRSRYETFEDLYLYCYRVAGTVGLMSTAVMGVDSTIYTAPWQQNKQPYVPTEEAIALGIANQLTNILRDVGEDAKRGRIYIPLEDLAKFNYTEQDFFKGVVDDRWRALMRFQIDRARQFYSTSDQGITYLASDARWPVWAASMLYGQILEVIERNDYDVFSQRAYVPQWKKLRTLPLAWMRSQVL, from the coding sequence ATGCTGCAACTGCCTGATTCCCCCCCGCGCATGAAAACGCTGGTCTCTGTAGACGAGTCATACAAACTTTGTCGGCATCTCACAGCAAAGTATGCCAAGACCTTTTACCTGGGTACTTTGCTCATGAGTCCGGTAAAACGTCAATCTATTTGGTCAATTTACGCTTGGTGTCGCCGTACAGATGAATTGGTAGATGGGCCCGCATCTGCTATTACCACGCCAGAAACCCTAGACCTATGGGAACAGCAGCTGGAATCGATTTTTGCGGGACACCCATTAGAAAATTACGATGTCGCTTTAGCTGATACCCTCCAGCGTTTTCCGATGGACATCCAGCCCTTTCGGGATATGATTGCCGGTCAGCGCATGGATTTATATCGCAGCCGTTATGAAACCTTTGAGGACTTATACCTCTACTGTTACCGCGTTGCTGGCACTGTTGGCTTAATGTCAACAGCAGTTATGGGTGTAGATAGCACCATATACACCGCTCCGTGGCAGCAGAACAAACAACCTTATGTTCCCACAGAAGAAGCGATCGCTCTAGGAATTGCCAATCAACTCACCAACATCCTGCGCGATGTGGGAGAAGATGCCAAACGGGGACGAATCTACATTCCCCTTGAGGACTTGGCAAAATTCAACTACACCGAGCAAGACTTTTTCAAAGGTGTGGTAGACGATCGTTGGCGGGCATTGATGCGCTTTCAAATCGATCGGGCCCGTCAATTCTATAGCACATCCGACCAGGGAATTACTTATTTAGCATCCGATGCCCGTTGGCCTGTGTGGGCAGCATCAATGCTGTATGGTCAAATTTTGGAGGTGATTGAACGCAACGATTATGATGTGTTCAGTCAACGGGCTTACGTTCCCCAGTGGAAAAAGTTACGCACCTTGCCCCTGGCTTGGATGCGATCGCAAGTCCTTTAA
- the nagZ gene encoding beta-N-acetylhexosaminidase, producing the protein MPISQELKCFGHHLILGISGTTLSDDDKRALSELKPIGVIFFAKNFLDSTPYQVWLESFKDLNNQIREYTERDSMFMTLDHEGGRVIRTPLPITRFPHALLLRSHAREVAKATAVELKSLGINLSWAPVADIFSYPHNPVIGSRAFGNTPEIAAKDAREYYLGLQESGILGCAKHFPGHGDTSKDSHLELPILNLTLEDLRLRELIPFKALIEVQIPLIMTAHILFPKIDADVPATLSQAILKTILREELGFRGVVVSDDLDMKAISDMFIKAGTVARSFHAGCDLFIVSRNINSSSIERTYQIAEDFVDSLSKGSLDESVVEAAKERIDKLLALTPQYPVHALDKDILLQHAQLAIASSYS; encoded by the coding sequence ATGCCAATATCGCAGGAGCTAAAGTGCTTTGGACATCACCTGATTCTAGGTATTTCTGGCACGACATTAAGCGATGATGATAAACGCGCACTCAGTGAATTAAAGCCGATTGGGGTAATCTTTTTCGCTAAAAACTTTTTGGATAGCACACCATATCAAGTTTGGCTAGAAAGCTTCAAAGATTTAAACAATCAGATACGAGAATATACTGAACGTGATTCGATGTTTATGACTTTGGATCATGAAGGAGGTCGTGTGATTCGTACACCACTGCCGATTACGCGGTTTCCTCATGCGTTGTTGCTGCGATCGCACGCCCGCGAAGTAGCAAAAGCCACAGCAGTAGAACTCAAATCACTAGGAATAAATTTATCTTGGGCACCTGTAGCAGATATTTTTTCCTATCCCCACAACCCCGTCATTGGATCTCGCGCCTTTGGTAACACTCCCGAAATTGCTGCAAAAGATGCTCGTGAGTACTACCTTGGACTTCAAGAGTCAGGAATTTTGGGATGCGCCAAACACTTCCCCGGACATGGAGACACCAGCAAAGACTCTCACCTTGAGCTACCAATACTGAATTTAACTTTAGAAGACCTGCGACTTCGAGAACTCATACCTTTCAAAGCTTTAATCGAAGTACAGATTCCTTTAATCATGACTGCCCATATTTTATTTCCTAAGATAGATGCTGATGTACCAGCAACGCTTTCCCAGGCTATTCTCAAAACCATACTTAGAGAGGAACTTGGCTTTCGGGGAGTGGTTGTATCTGACGACTTAGATATGAAAGCGATCTCAGATATGTTTATTAAAGCTGGTACTGTGGCGCGGTCGTTTCATGCAGGCTGCGACCTGTTTATTGTCTCACGCAATATCAACTCATCATCTATTGAAAGAACTTATCAGATTGCTGAAGATTTCGTTGATTCCCTCAGTAAGGGCAGCTTAGATGAATCAGTAGTGGAAGCAGCCAAAGAAAGAATCGATAAACTGCTGGCATTAACACCGCAATATCCCGTACATGCTCTGGATAAAGATATATTATTGCAACATGCTCAACTAGCGATCGCTAGTTCCTATTCATAA
- a CDS encoding alr0857 family protein, with product MLKLTYTESSFYLECLTLSLEEWVAQRVILALRVGQSLCIEPSTASFLLPVDLPGVEVLKAEVKRDDGEIIALSACDAEYMEVTLRGSWLLDSSKDAVGVFFTTMSDRAEFFLHKLWQESQACASVMSE from the coding sequence ATGCTGAAATTAACTTACACTGAAAGCAGTTTTTATTTGGAATGTCTCACTCTGTCGCTAGAAGAATGGGTAGCGCAGCGAGTGATTTTAGCCTTGCGAGTTGGGCAAAGTTTATGCATTGAACCCAGTACCGCTTCCTTTTTGCTTCCTGTTGATTTGCCAGGAGTAGAAGTGCTTAAGGCTGAGGTAAAAAGGGATGACGGAGAAATTATTGCCCTCTCTGCCTGCGATGCCGAATATATGGAAGTCACCCTGCGGGGTTCTTGGCTATTAGATAGTTCTAAGGATGCGGTAGGTGTGTTTTTCACCACCATGAGCGATCGCGCTGAGTTCTTTTTGCACAAACTCTGGCAAGAGTCTCAAGCTTGTGCTTCTGTCATGAGCGAATAA